From the Streptomyces sp. KMM 9044 genome, one window contains:
- a CDS encoding protein kinase domain-containing protein, which translates to MLAEDLERDKAPVVLKIARKDKYAEALRREADVLSKLRNDSKVIHPALSEPIRIGPRTVLVLDHAGDRTVARQLRERGPLLTDQLETYSTYLFAAVDFLDGEGVWHRDLKPDNIAIRVRPNGTRQLVLFDFSLAGLDVDAVRAGTEGYLDPFVENITRGRYDAHAEWYALAVTLHEMASGELPQWGDGSVLARQTDPKKWPHPRMGVALSE; encoded by the coding sequence CTGCTCGCCGAGGACCTCGAACGCGACAAGGCGCCGGTCGTCCTCAAGATCGCCCGCAAGGACAAGTACGCCGAGGCGCTGCGCCGCGAGGCCGACGTCCTGTCCAAGCTGCGCAACGACTCCAAGGTCATCCACCCGGCCCTGTCCGAGCCGATCCGCATCGGCCCGCGCACCGTCCTCGTCCTCGACCACGCCGGCGACCGCACCGTCGCCCGCCAGCTGCGCGAGCGGGGCCCGCTCCTCACCGACCAGCTGGAGACCTACTCCACCTACCTCTTCGCCGCCGTCGACTTCCTCGACGGCGAAGGCGTGTGGCACCGCGACCTCAAGCCCGACAACATCGCCATCCGGGTCCGCCCCAACGGCACCCGGCAACTGGTCCTCTTCGACTTCTCCCTCGCCGGCCTCGACGTGGACGCCGTCCGGGCCGGCACCGAGGGCTACCTCGACCCGTTCGTCGAGAACATCACCCGGGGCCGATACGACGCCCATGCCGAGTGGTACGCCCTGGCCGTCACCCTCCACGAGATGGCCTCCGGGGAACTGCCCCAGTGGGGCGACGGCTCCGTCCTCGCGCGCCAGACCGACCCCAAGAAGTGGCCCCACCCCAGGATGGGTGTGGCTCTGTCTGAGTGA
- a CDS encoding ISKra4 family transposase → MNAAYETAAAADPFARVFSSLTLLTTRLSGPEALTATHEQVEADVEAGSRELGRLLLQAHLQWRARHEEDHLSALGPRERAALAGGRSRLEKGHRRQLATVLGPVTVTRCALRGAGMTNLYPADAMLGLPHGRHSLGLRRLAVLEAVRSSYDTALEAIDRGCGGRVVGKRQVEDLVRAAAVDVAAFYTARTPAPAPAGTLLVLSVDQKGIVMRPGHLREATAKAAARARRTFRTRLAAGEKSCRKRMATLAVVHDAEPAVRRPHDVIAPPGGRTGHRTVRKGPTARAKWLTASVREDAETVIAAAFDQAEARDPEHRRTWVVLIDGATHQRELIQAEAARRNVTIHIVLDIVHVIEKLWAAARCFHTATDPATEDWVGSKAARILAGDAPGAAHDIRAEADRHHLSDDQRAAADKACRYLDNNADFVHYDQALAAGWPIASGAVEGAARHLVADRLDITGSRWTVPGAEAVLTLRAVISNGDFPDYWIFHTRKEHERLHPLPDQHIYALQA, encoded by the coding sequence ATGAACGCAGCGTATGAAACGGCCGCGGCGGCTGACCCCTTTGCCCGCGTGTTTTCTTCCCTCACTTTGCTGACCACCCGCCTCTCCGGCCCTGAAGCACTCACCGCGACGCATGAACAGGTGGAGGCCGACGTCGAAGCGGGCTCCCGGGAGCTGGGGCGACTGCTCCTGCAGGCCCATCTCCAGTGGCGGGCCCGCCACGAAGAGGACCACCTGTCCGCCCTCGGTCCGCGGGAGCGGGCTGCGCTCGCCGGCGGCCGGAGCCGGCTGGAGAAGGGCCACCGGCGGCAACTGGCCACCGTGCTGGGGCCGGTGACCGTGACCCGGTGCGCCCTGCGCGGCGCGGGCATGACCAACCTCTACCCCGCCGACGCCATGCTGGGCCTGCCCCACGGCCGGCACAGTCTGGGACTGCGCCGCCTCGCGGTCCTCGAAGCGGTCCGTAGTTCCTACGACACCGCGCTGGAAGCGATCGACCGCGGCTGCGGGGGCCGGGTGGTGGGCAAACGCCAGGTGGAGGATCTGGTGCGGGCCGCGGCCGTGGACGTCGCCGCGTTCTATACGGCCCGCACCCCCGCGCCGGCCCCGGCCGGGACGCTGCTGGTGCTCAGTGTCGACCAGAAGGGAATCGTGATGCGCCCGGGCCACCTGCGCGAGGCCACCGCGAAGGCCGCCGCCAGGGCCCGGCGCACCTTCCGCACCCGGCTCGCGGCCGGGGAGAAGTCCTGCCGCAAAAGGATGGCCACCCTCGCCGTCGTCCACGACGCCGAGCCTGCCGTCCGCCGCCCGCACGACGTCATCGCCCCGCCCGGCGGCCGCACCGGCCACCGCACCGTCCGCAAAGGACCCACCGCGCGGGCGAAATGGCTCACCGCCTCCGTCCGCGAGGACGCCGAAACCGTCATCGCCGCCGCGTTCGACCAGGCCGAAGCCCGCGACCCCGAGCACAGGCGGACCTGGGTCGTACTGATCGACGGCGCCACCCACCAGCGGGAGCTGATCCAGGCCGAGGCCGCCCGCCGCAATGTCACGATCCACATCGTCCTCGACATCGTCCACGTGATCGAGAAGCTGTGGGCAGCCGCTCGCTGTTTCCACACCGCCACCGATCCCGCCACCGAGGACTGGGTCGGCAGCAAGGCCGCCCGGATCCTGGCCGGCGACGCCCCCGGCGCCGCCCACGACATCCGCGCCGAAGCCGACCGCCACCACCTCAGCGACGACCAGCGCGCCGCCGCGGACAAAGCCTGCCGATACCTGGACAACAACGCCGACTTCGTCCACTACGACCAGGCCCTGGCCGCCGGCTGGCCGATCGCCAGCGGCGCCGTCGAAGGAGCAGCCCGCCATCTGGTCGCCGACAGACTCGACATCACCGGCAGCAGGTGGACCGTCCCCGGCGCCGAAGCCGTCCTCACCCTCCGCGCCGTCATCAGCAACGGCGACTTCCCCGACTACTGGATCTTCCACACGCGGAAGGAGCACGAACGACTCCATCCCTTACCCGACCAGCACATATACGCACTTCAAGCCTGA